The Rhodobacteraceae bacterium LMO-JJ12 genome contains the following window.
TGGATGGCGACAGTTTTGAGGTGATCCATCGGTTTGAAGCACCCTTTGCGGTGCATGGGGCGCCGAAGTTCAGCGCCGATGGGCGGTTTGTCTATGTTATGTCGCGCGATGGCTGGGTGCAGAAATACGATATCTGGGGGCTTCAGGAGGTGGTGCGGGTGCGCGCGGGCCTTAACAGCCGCAACATCGCGCTGAGTCATGATGGCAAATGGTTGGCGGTGGCGAACTATCTGCCAAATACGCTGAGCATCCTGTCGGCAGACGATCTGAGCGCGGCGATTGTGCATGAGATCAAGGGCAAGGACGGTAGCCCCAGTCGGGTCTCGGCGGTCTATGCTGCGGCGCCGCGCGAGAGTTTTGTTCTGGCGTTGAAGGATGTGCCGGAGACCTGGGAAGTGTTCTACGGGGAGAACCCGCCGTTTCATGGCTTTGTGCATGACTACAGGATCGAAGGGCCGCCCGAGGAGCGTGTGCCGTTTCCGCGCCGACGTATGATGGTCGGCGGTGTTATCGACGATTTCATCTTTGATGAGAGTTTTGAGTATGCGCTGGGCGCCAAGGCGGGTGGCGATGGCGGGGCGGTTGTGGACCTTGTGATCGGGCACAAGATTGCCGATCTGGACCTGCCGGGGCTGCCGCGTTTGGGTTCTGCTGTGATGGTTGATTATCAGGGGCGGCGGGTGATGGTGACGCCCCATCTGAGGGCCGATACGTTTTCTGTGGTGGACATGAAAACCTGGGAAACGGTGAAGCGGATCGAGACCGGGGGGCCGGGGTTCTTCATGCGCGATCACGCGGGGTCGCCTTATCTCTGGGGGGATGTGTTTTTTGGGCCGAACAAGGACAAGATGCATGTGCTTGACCGCGAAACCCTTGAAATCGTGAAGACATTGCAGCCAGTGCCAGGGGCGGCGCTGGGCCATATCGAATTTACCCGCGATGGGAAATTTGCGCTCGTTTCGGTCTGGGAAGAGGACGGTGCGGTGATTGTCTATGACGCGACCACGCTGGAAGAGGTGCGGCGGTTGGAGATGCGCAAGCCCTTGGGGAAATACAATATCGGCAACAAGATCGGCGGCTGAAGGTCCCGGCGTTCGATAGGTATATTTCAACGGCATGAATGATTTAGGTCAAGGCATAGCGGGGCCGGATAGGGGATTGTAGGCGCGCGAACTGGCCGAAGGCATGGCAGAGCACCTGCGCCAAGGTCGAAAAAGGCAAATAGGAAACCGGGTTCTGCACCCGCCCGATTGCAGACCTCTCTCAAGGTTGGAAGGCCGCTTATGACGCTTGATGCAACTGACCGTTCGATCATTGAGACGCTTCAGGCGGGGTTGCCTCTGGTGGCTGAACCTTACGCTGAGGTGGCCGAGAGTCTGGGGCTGAGCGAGGCCGATCTTGTGGCGCGGCTTGAGGCGATGAAGGAAAGTGGCGTGATCCGCCGGATTGCGGCGGCGCCGAACCATTACAAGTTGGGCATGACAGCGAATGGCATGACGGTTTGGGATGTGGAGGACGCGCGGATTGCCGAATTGGGGGCCATTGTCGGCGCTCTGCCGTTTGTGACGCATTGCTATGAGCGGCCACGCGCGTTGCCTGATTGGCCTTATAATCTGTTTGCCATGGTGCATGGATCGTCGCCCGAAGAGGTCGAGGAAAAGCGCGCCGAGATTGGCGAAATTCTCGCACCGGGGCTGCGCGGAAGCGATGTTCTGCTGTCGACGAAAATTCTAAAGAAAACGGGGCTTCGGCTTCGCAAGAAAGGATAGACCCATGTTTCGCATGTCCGAATATATGGAGCAATTGGTTCACCCGACACCGGTCAAGACCCGGCGGGGAAGCGGGCCGGTGAAACCGGTGGTGATCTGGAACCTGACGCGGCGCTGCAATCTGAAATGCCGCCATTGCTATACCGTGTCGGCGGATGTGAATTTCCCCGGTGAGCTGACCCATGATCAGGCGATGGCCACCGTGAAGGACATGGAAGATTTCGGGATTTATGCGCTGATCCTGTCGGGCGGTGAGCCGCTGGACCGGTTTGATTTCTTTGATATTGCGCGGGCATCGCGCCCGTTTACCAAGATGTTGGCGCTGTCTACGAACGGCACGAAAATCCACGGTGAGAATGCCGATAAGGTCGAGGAAATCGGCTTTGACTATGTCGGGATTTCGATCGACGGAATCGGCAAGACGAACGATTGGTTCCGCGGTGTTGACGGTGCGTTTGACGACGCGGTGCGGGGCGTGCGCGAGTGCAAGAAGCGCGGTATCCGTGTCGGTCTGCGCTTTACCCTGACGAAGGATAATGAAGCGCAACTGCCTGATCTTGTGAAGCTTTGCCACGATGAGGGGGTGGATAAATTCTATCTCTCCCATCTGGTTTATGCCGGGCGGGGTGACAAGAATCGCGGCGAGGATGCCGAGCATGATCATACGCGCCGCGCGCTCGATCTGTTGATTGAGACGGCGTGGGAGAGTGCCAATGGTGGCCAATCCTTGGACATTGTGACCGGCAACAATGATGCCGATGCGGTTTACATGATGAATTGGGCGCGTGAGCGGTTTGACGATGAGAAGCTGGCCAATCTGCGCGACCATCTGAAGGCCTGGGGCGGCAATTCGTCGGGGCTGGGCGTGGCGAATATCGACACGCAGGGCAATGTGCACCCCGATACCTATTGGTCGGATTACACCGTCGGCAGCGTCAAGGACACGCCGTTTTCCAAACTTTGGACGGGCGATGACAAGATGCTGGCGGCGCTGCGCACAAGGCCGCGCCCGCTTAAAGGGCGTTGTGGCGCTTGCGCGTATCAATCCATCTGCGGCGGCAACACAAGGATCCGTGCCTTGCAGTTGACCGGCGATCCGTGGGCCGAAGATCCGGCCTGTTATCTCAGCAACGGTGAAATTGGTGTGGACGAGGCCGCGCGCCTTGAGGTCGCACCGTTCCGAGGAAAAAGCCATGACCCGAAACATCAATTCTTCTCGTAATCGCACGCTCGCGGGTCTGATCGCTGCGCTGTTTATTGTACCGGGATTAGCCGGGGCCGATCCGGCGGCAGTGTATCAGGAACATTGCGCCGAATGTCATGGCGAGGGGCGTCTGGGCGGTATTGGCCCGGCGTTGATTCCCGAGACGCTAAAAAGGATGCGTGGCCCGAAGGTGACGGATGTGATCCTGAACGGGCGGGTTTCGACCCAGATGATCGGCTATGCCGACCAGATATCGGCAAGCGAAGCCGAGGACCTGGCGGCGTGGTTGAAAACGCCGCTGGAGCGGATTCCCGACTGGGGTAAGCCGCAGATCGCCGAGACCCGCGAAATGAGCGACGATTATGTGGCGGTAGCGGCACCCGTTTGGGCGTCGGACCCGATGAATATCACGTTGGCGGTGGAAACCGCGGATCATCACGTGAGCGTTCTGGACGGCGACACGTTCGAGGTGCTGGACCGATTCGAGACGCCCTATGCCGTGCATGGCGGGCCGAAATTCAGCCCCGATGGGCGCTATGTCTTCATCATGTCGCGCGACGGCTGGGTGCAGAAGTATGACATCTGGGCGCTGCAAGAGGTGGGCCGGGTGCGCGCCGGTGTAAACAGCCGCAACATTGCGATGAGCCATGATGGCAAATGGCTGGCCGTGGCGAATTACCTGCCGATGTCGCTGACTATTCTCTCAACCGAGGATTTGAGCGTTGTCGAAGTGATGCCGGTTTTGGCCAAGGACGGCACGGCGAGCCGGGTTTCGGCAGTCTATCAGGCGCCACAGCGCGAGAGCTTTATTCTGGCGCTGAAGGATGCGCCAGAAATTTGGGAAGTGACGGCCGATCCGGGCGCGGCAGAGCCGTTTGCCATGCGCCGCATCGAGATTGCCGAGCCGCTGGATGATTTCTTTTTCGATGACCAGTATCGCAACCTGATCGGGGCGGCGCGTGATGGTGTGCGCGGCGTGGTCGTGAACCTTGAAGAAGGGCGTGAGATTGCTGAGTTGCCGCTTGATGGTTTGCCGCATCTTGGGTCGGGGATCAGTTGGGAACGCAATGGTCATCGAGTGATGGCGACGCCGCATCTCAAAGAGGGCAAGCTTTCGATCATCGACACTGTGACTTGGGAGCGGATCGCGGTCATCAAGACCGAGGGGCCGGGGTTCTTTCTGCGTAGCCACGAGAACACGCCGTATTTCTGGGCGGACGTGTTTTTTGGGCCGAACAAGGATTTGATGCATGTGATCGACAAACAGAGCCTTGAGATTGTCAAAACGCTGCGCCCGGCGCCGGGGGCGACGGTGGCGCATGTGGAATTTACCCGTGATGGCAAATATGCGCTGGTGTCGGTCTGGGAAGATGACGGGGCGGTGATCGTCTATGACGCCGCGACGCTGGAGGAAGTGAAGCGCCTGCCGATGCGCAAGCCTTCGGGTAAGTACAACGTCTGGAACAAGATCACCTTTTCGGAGGGCACGAGCCACTGAAGCATGAACGGCGGCTTGAATGTGTCGCTGGGCGTGCGCGCCACGCGCGCGGGCCGGGGGGAATCGGTTTGCAGGGTAAACTTGGTTAATGCCGACCTGATTCAGCCCCGTGGTTCGGGCTGACTCTGTGAAATGGGCAGTCGACGTCAGGGTGGAGGCGAGTACCACAGCCATCCGCATTCCTCGTTGTTGATCTTAAAGCATTTTTTGAGATCCTCGACGATTTGCCTTTCCTCTTTTCCCCTCTTGAGTTATCTTTCGAACTACTCAATAGGGGGGTAAATAGGAGTGAGATTTGCCGCGTCGAACACTTAAGGAACTGACCGCCTTTCAGGTCGATAAGCTGGAAAAGCTTGGCTACCACAGGGTTGGTGGCGTGAGTGGACTGTGCTTGCAGGTAAAGGCAACTGGTTCAAAATCTTGGGTGCTTCGGATGACGTTTGGTGGCAAGCGTCGTGATTTGGGGCTTGGTAGCTACCCGTCAGTTACTTTGAGCATGGCTCGTGAAAGGGCGCGGATGTCACTAGACCGGGCTTGGGCCGGATATGACCCTGTTGAGGAGCGCCGAGCGATACGTGAAATTTCGAAACCAATTGTCGAGAGTGTGAATGCAAAGACCTTCAAGCAATGCGTTTTGGAGTTTTGCCAAGACAAAATCATGCACCAGAAGAACGCACACCGCGCTCGCCAGCAGTTTGAGAATTCGTTGGAGGCGTATGCGTTCCCGATCTTAGGGGAATTGCCCGTTGATAAAATCGAGTTGGATCATATCCTTCAAACTCTACGACCCATTTGGAAAGAAAAACCAGACACCGCATCGCGGGTGCGTAGCCGAGTTGAGCGTGTCTTGAATTGGGCGACAGTTAGCGGTCACCGGGCCGGTGAAAATCCAGCGAGGTGGCGCGGCCACTTGGATCAAATCCTAGCTCCCCCAAGCAAGCTGCGGGTGCAGGGCCATCACCCTGCGTTGCCGGTGAATGACATGCCTGAGTTCGTGGGCTCTCTAAAAAAGCGGAAAGTTTCGAACTCAGCGTTAGCATTGGAGTTTCTCATACTAACAGCAAGCCGCTCAGGTGAGGTGCGCAACGCTGAATGGGGCGAAATCGATTTTGACCAGAAAGTATGGAATGTGCCTGCGGGGCGTACAAAAACCGGAAAGAGTCACCGTATACCGCTTTCTAAGCAAGCATTAAATGTTCTGGCCGCAACGCCTCGGTTAGCTGGTGCAGATAGGATTTGGAGCGGCACCTCTGGTAAACCTATGTCTGACATGACGATTGCTGCGATTGTTAAGAAGATGAATGCAGCAGAAGAGACAGCCGGTGGGGACGGGTGGAAAGGCGCGCAATCCAATCGTGTAGCTACCCCACATGGGTTTCGTTCAACCTTCCGGGATTGGGCCGCAGAAGAGACTGAATGGCCAAGGGAAATGGCCGAAATAGCGCTTGCGCACAATATGGGGTCCGCTGTGGAGCGTGCTTATCGGCGTACTGACATGTTGGAACGTCGCCGAGCAATGATGCAAGATTGGGCCGAATTTGTTCATGGAGAGCTGACCTCGGCCACCTAAGAACCGCATCATGTTGACAGAAAATCATTGGCGATATAGGTCAGGTTTAGGCCGTCGCATCCGTTTGGGGATGTGATGGGGCACCTTGTGTCAATGATCGTTACCTACATAGGCTTGATAAGCCACTGACCACCGGGCCCGTGACAGGGCCGCGACTGACCCAAAACTATGTCGCACACCGCGTAGATGTCCCAATCAGTTGAAAAACTGCTGGGAAGCTGCGTGTAATTACCTCACTGCATTTCCCAGCACCTAACCTCAAAAACATAGGTGCTCTTATGACATCCAACGCTCAAAATACCGGGGTTGGGTCGCGCACAAAGCAAATCGATTTTGCAATGCTGCCTGACCAAGCCCTACTAAATGCCGACCAAGTGAGAACATTGTGTTCAATGTCGCCTGCCGTCCTGGACCGCAGAATCGCCCAAGGGCGTTTCCCAATGCCGAGCTATCATGGCCGGAATCGAGTGTGGCCTTGGTCCAGAATAAGGGCTTGGTTGGAACTGGCTGCCCAGCAGGAAACACCACTAGCAAACTGAAGTGTCGAGCGTTTGAGCTGCAAAAAAATGTAGACCAAGTGGCCGATGACTGACGTGAAAGCAGCGCTGCCCGCCGACGTAAATGCACATGAATAATTAGAGAATACTACCACCCTTAGTGGTCGTTTCTCAAAGAAAAGGTACGAGAAATGACAACGCGAACCATGATCACTTTGGCCGAATTCAACTTAATCAGCACCGCCATCCAAGGATTATTGAAGCAAACAGACTATGTTCAAAAGATAGAAACAAGTTGCACGCTTTTTGCTACTTTCGGAGCAGCAATCCTAACGTATCACCTCGGTATTCCTTGCCAGCCAGTTGCGGGTGGCTGGCACCTGCATCACCCGGATGGGGTAGGCGTTCTTGCATTTGGGCAAAAGGAGAACCGGCAAATCCGTACGACTGAAAATGGTTTTCATATGTGGGTTCAAACTGAGAGCCACATCATTGATTTCATGTCACCACTGTATCCCGAAATTTTTGTGTCTGAGGCCGCGACTTCGCCGCTTCCAAGACAGATGCTGCAGTTGAACCGGAAACTGGACGCCGAAAGCCAAACCGCGTTCTTACAGGGGGCACCATTGATGACTATGTATGATGACGTATTAGCCAAATCGTTAATTGAGCGGGTTGCTGGTAACGTCGTAAATGACGCACTTGTTCGAGCTCTGTTAACTTGGTGGCCGCTTCTTGAAAAGACTCCGGACGCGGAACTTGCCCTTGGTGTACACAGCGGGAAAAGGTTAAAAATTTCTCGGTCGGGCCATGGGGGAGAGGGGTTGTGGCGAGGTCCAAGTGATGTTGCACCGCCCATTCAGTGAATTGAGGTGGGGTCTCTGTCTCTCCAATTTAGAGGCTGGTCGGTTCAGCGCGCCAGACTATCTGCAAGCTGGGCTACCAAAAGTTTGGATCAAAGACCCCGCCCTATCACCGGCTCATAGAAAAACTGACGAGCCGCCCTATCCCGCTTTGACGGAATCCAGGAGCAACTTTGAGCGCAGCCTGAAACAATATTCATGTGTTTAAGGGGTGATCATCTGGACGGCCCTACGCACGCGCGCGCAAATCTACCATCGGTTGACTTGCCTTTTGCCGTGAAAAAACAATAGCTTGCGTCCACACAGCATTTATGTATTGTCGCTCTAACCTACAAGAAATATGCCCCAAGCGCGTTTGACAATCGCAGGGCCGGTGAGAGGCCGGTAGTAGGTCGGTTGGATCAGTTTACGTTGGTGATCCTTAAAGGAACGGAAACCCCGCGCCGTAGTCATTTCCCTTAGATTTCATGGAGATGATTATGGCTGATTCCCATATACAAAACTTCCACTCGTCTGTTCAGGTTGCATCGTTTGTCACCGAGCACACTTTCCTCTTAGAAACTTTGCGCTGCAAGGTAGCGCTGGACCAATTTCATCGAGGTTACAGTTTCCCCTGCCGTTACTCGCCTTCAGATGCGTCGCTGAGCAAGCGTGTTTGTTCGGAGGTTCGTATCAATGGCTAGAAACATCGAACCAAACCCACAAAAAGCAATTGAATGGTATATTTGGTTGAATGGCGGCAAGCAGATGTACCTAGAACACATCAGCAGTCAAGGCCCGGCACGACCTAAGGGTAAATTCTACCAAGCAAGCGAGCTCGCATCCGCTGCACGCTTTGTCTCAAGTAATAATGGGGATGATTACCAAAGAAATCTGCATTTCATCCCAAATGCTGAGTTTCTTTTAGGTCAACGGGTCAAAGCAAATCTGAAAGCGGTGCGTTTTCTTCATGTTGATTTGGATTGCAAAGACTACCCCGGCACCGAGAAAGAGCAATTTGAGAGGATTACAGAGCTATTACTCGACGACAAGAAACGCCCCAAGGGAATACCGCCCCCAACAACAGCATGGTTCACAGGGGGCGGGGTTCAGTCAATCTGGTCGCTTGAAGAACCCATTGGTGTTGATGAAGCAGAAGACCTGAACCGCGCTTTATTGGTCGCCCTACAAGGCGGGCTGGGAACGCATGATGCTGGCCGTCTTCTTCGCCTTCCTTGGACAACAAATTGGTTGAATGATAATAAACGCGCGGCGGGACGCGAACCGATGGTCGCGTTTCCGCTGGAGCCGTTAAACACAAATTCGCCCCCCGTCTCGTATTCTCTGGCTGACTTCCAAGTTAAACGCGTCAAACATGACGCCAAATCTCCTTCTGGAACCGTACCTTCGACGATAACGATACCCGAGTTCGAGGCGCTACCTTTACCCGAGAACCTCAATGAGATTGTGCCGGATGACCCCATCTGGTTTGAGGCTATCCTGACAGGCAAGCATCCGCAGGGCAAAGCCTATGGATCACGTTCCGAGTTTGTCATTGCGGCGGTTGTCTGGCTGTTGAGCAAAGACGTTGAGCCCGGTCATGTTTTGTCGATCATTACACATCCTGATCTTGGGATTAGCGGTCACGTTCTGGATAACCCGAGCCCTCTCAAATATGGCAGACGTCAGGTGGAGCGTGGGTTTGTTATGTTGGAAACAAGTCGCGGGGACTGGCCGCTCGTTAACGATGAGGGTTTCCCCATCGCAAATCTGCCTGAGAACATTCGTTATGCCCTTTGCCAAATTGGCGTAGATGCTCAACGAAACTTGTTCACACAAGCCGACGAAGTGACCGGGTACAACCTTGATGACCGCGACTTGAACGAGATTGCGGATATTCTGTGCAGTGCGTTTAGCCGTGAACTGAAATACGGTGCCAGCCCTGCCGCCATTAAGCGGGAGTTGTTGGCAATCGCCCATGAGCACCCTTATCACCCCGTCATTGATTATCTCGATGGCTTGGTGTGGGATGGCACGCCCCGTATTGATCGCTGGCTGGCTGATTATTGCGGGGCCGAAGCCACCGAATTAAATAGCGAGTTCGGTAGCAAGTTCCTCATCGCTGGTGTGCGTCGGATCAAACAGCCGGGTGTCAAATTCGATACCATGCTTGTGCTGGAAGGCGCGCAGGGTGCAGGTAAATCCCAAATGGCGGCAATGCTTGCCATTCAAGATGAGTGGTTCTGTGGCAGCTTGGACTTAAAGAGCGACGACAAAACCAAATCCGAACTGTTGGCGCGTGCATGGATCGTTGAATGCCCTGAACTTGATGGCTTAAGCAAAACCAACAGCCAGAGCCTTAAGAAATTCCTGAGCACGCCGATTGATAGCTACCGCCGCCCCTATGCTCGCGATCCCAGCGATTTTCGGAGGCATTGCATAATTCTTGGTACGACAAATGAGAGCAACTATCTGCGCGATCTGACAGGCAACCGGCGTATCTGGCCGGTAGTAGTTGGCCGGTTCGATCTGAAGCGCTTCGCGGCAGAAGCCGGCCAACTTTGGGCGGAAGCGGTGGTTCGTGAGAAAGAAGGTGCATTTATTGTTTTGTCCGAAAACCTTTGGCCAGACGCAACTCGGGTACAGGGTCATCGTATGGTCGAAGATGATTTCGCGGACATGTTGGCAGATAATTTCGCTGATCGTACTGGCAGGGTCTCCATGGAAAGCGTCAAACTCCTATTACGTTTAGACACACAGCGACTATTCCCCAACGATGCGAGGCGTATCAAGAGTGCCATGCAGAATCTTGGCTGGGAATATGGCACCCATCGTTTGCATGATTTGGCACAGACAAATCAGCGGCCTAGAAGGGGCTTCACTCGCGGATCGGGCGATGTGTGTCGCGAGGAACTCATTGCCATCCAAAAACAGAGTGGCGTTGTTGCCCTCGAAACCCTGAAAGGTCAGAGGGACGTGCCATTTTAGAACCAAACGCACGGGTAGCGTTACCTGTTACCCGTGCCAAACAGCGCAAACATACTGCCTGTGCAAGGGGGTGGTTTACTACCCCCTATTTTTATTGCTGCTGTTCAACTTAGGTTACAGTTACAAGTAACAATTTTCTGCTTAGCACCTTTGCAGTTTCTAAGCCGCGCTGGGTGTTGTGGGCACTTCGGCGGGCCTTACCCACATGCATTACAGTGGGGGCTCCAGCGGACGTCTGCGGACGTGTGGTAGCGCTTTTTTAGGCTACCCCTGTACATCCAGCGTCAGTGTCCGCCAGCTACCGCGTTCTGGAAAATATTCGACCGTGCCGGTGAATGTGCCGCGTATCATCGCGCCAAATCCATTTTGGGCATCGAACTGGCCGGACACCTGATAAACGCAATTTCCCATGTTCCGCGTTCCTGCGCTAAAACGGCTCGGAAACTCAGCGGTCGATGGTGCTCGTAATGACCGGCGAACGTCCGCTTGGATCATGACGTAGGCAAGAGTGGTCTTCTTGTCTGTGCATTCGGCAAGTCGTTCAGATTCTTCCAATGCGGCACGTCGCGCTACCTCTGCTGCATGGGCTTCCAAGTCGAGTTCGCTCAGTTCGGCGAACCATCTTTCTTCGTCGGCGTCGTGTAACTCAGCGAGATACGCGGCGGGATCACTTTCGCGAAGCTCGGCCCAGTGCACTTCACGTTGCTCGCCAAACAAAACTGCACCTTGCATGGAGAAGAACCCGGCGACGACAAGAAACAGCAGTGCTTTGCCGCGATGACGAAAATGCGGAAAGCCCTTGCCCGTGATCAAGGTGAATGTGAACACGCAAAATAGTAGCATGGCGACGGCGGTCTGGGCGCTGGCATTCTCCTGTTGCAGAAACTGTAAGGCGTAGCCAAAGGCGAAAAGTTCCAAAATCACAATCTGTGAACGCACGAATGCTCTGACGACAGTTGTTCCCTGCTTCTTCAAATCACTGTTGCTCATAAGAACTCCTTTACTAACGAAATCGGCCACCAGAGTTTCCTCTGGCAGCCGGGGAGTTCGTAAGCCGCCGCTAGACGACTGCGCTGGCCTTTAGGCCGGAGCCCTGGACATACGCCAGTGCCTCCCCGACCATAAGGTTCGAGGAGGTGTCATTACGGTCGACACCGACCGCTAGCGGAGGGGTTACGACACCCCGGGACTGGCCATTTTGCCAATCCTGAGCGCAGCTTAGCTTGGATGTCTGAAAATCGAAAGTGTAATCGTCACCTTTAGGAGTTGCCGAGAATGTTGATTTCATTGTTTAAATCCCGCCGGAAGTGAAGAAAGGTTGGTGGGGATAAAGGGAGTCGAACCCCCGACCCATCTCTTACGAATAGTGACATTCAACTGTTGGAGGTGATTGGACGAAGTATACGGTTGTTGAATAACTCACTACGAACGCTTGTCTAATTATCAGCTGGATCTTGGACCATGCTGGACGGTACAGGAGAATGAATGCTGTTTAGAGTGGCCAACATTTGCGCAAAAATATTCCAGACTATACCAGCAGTTTCGAAAGCGCCTGAGCAATTTGGTATGCAAGGTATGGCGGAACGGCATTACCCACTTGGTGATACTGCGCGGTCCTGCCACCCTCGAAGAAGTAGTTGTCTGGAAATGTTTGCAACCTCGCTGCTTCCCTTACAGTTAGAGAGCGACACTGTATCGGATCCGGGTGGATGAAATAATGCCCATCTTTTGAGATGTGGCTAGTGACCGTGGTTGATGGGCGCCCAGCAACTTGGGTTCGGAACCTGTCAGCGAAATAACCGCTCATTCGGTTTTTGTGCTTTGGTTGCAGAAATTCTGGAAACTCCGAGAGCTTGGGAGTTCGCCTCTGATCCCCCATAGAGAAGGCGGATGAGAAAAGGTAGCGACCAAGATCATCAGAGATGTGGCCTCTGGATTCATGTTGCAAGACGACCTTCAGGTCTGTGTCTAGCAGCCAGTCGCCTAGATCAGTGGGCAACCCGCACTTTCCAACGGAAAAACTTCGCCCAACTCGCTTTGAAGGTAGGTCGTTCGTTTGGGCAATCCTTTTAACAACCTTCCTGACGTGTTCGGGCACCTCGTCAGAATTTGCGATTCGCTCGGCTTGGTATCGAACAGCTTGCGTCCAGGCTTCCACGTCGTCACCGCGGCTCAACCCGCTCCTAATATTGGGAAACCCAGAAAGAACATCCCACGTGGACACCCGGTCGCTGCGAGGTGGTAGCAGAGGGGAGTCGATTTGGACCCGCTCCGCGATATCGCTTCTTATCCCAACAATGATCACTCGATGTCGCGCTTGCGGTACACCATGTTCTTCCGCACGTAGTATGAAATCGCTGGCGAGCGCATGCTCTCCGCTGTCAGGGAGCGGTGCAGACAACGGCAACAGTTTGTATCCGTCCCCGGAAGAGCGGAGATCATCCAGCACCTTGTGGAAAATGCCTCCCCCATCAACTTTGCTAGACAGCATACCCTTCACGTTCTCCATCACGAAAGCGGCGGGATTTAGTCGATCTAGGATTCTCGTGTATTCCTTGTAGAGGTAGTGGCGCTGATCCTGCTCAAGGACGTAGTTCTTCTTTCCTTTGTTCCGCGATCGGCCCGCTAGTGAGTAGGCTTGGCAAGGCGGACCTCCAATCAGGATTGTGTTACCATCAAATTCTTTTCGCGTTCGGTCACAAATTTCGGCGATTTCTTCAAATACTCCCTCCTTGCCAAGTTCTAGTTGCCGGACTTCCAGTTCTGCTTTCTCCCACCTACTGGGATAAACTTTCGACCAGTCCGGTAATGGTTTCTCCGCGTTCAACGCTTCATAAAATTCGGGCGGGAAACCATCATCAAACATCCTCAAGAACGACCGAAGGCGCAAAGTTCGGATGGCATTACTTTCCATCTCTACCGACAAGCGGATCTTCATGCTGACGGCGCCTTCGCTTCCCGCCACTGAAAATCCTTCCCCCAAGCCGCCTGGCCCGGCAAACAAGTCGATAATCCCGTACTCTCCGCTCATACTGTTTCCTTCCTATTTTTCTTCTATACTCAGCGGCATGAGCAGCACCAGGCTAAAAGGTTTGGGTTGGAAATAAGGGGCGCTCTTTTGACGGACACCGTTGAGCCACATGTCAGATCCCGAATGATGTCC
Protein-coding sequences here:
- a CDS encoding virulence-associated E family protein, whose protein sequence is MARNIEPNPQKAIEWYIWLNGGKQMYLEHISSQGPARPKGKFYQASELASAARFVSSNNGDDYQRNLHFIPNAEFLLGQRVKANLKAVRFLHVDLDCKDYPGTEKEQFERITELLLDDKKRPKGIPPPTTAWFTGGGVQSIWSLEEPIGVDEAEDLNRALLVALQGGLGTHDAGRLLRLPWTTNWLNDNKRAAGREPMVAFPLEPLNTNSPPVSYSLADFQVKRVKHDAKSPSGTVPSTITIPEFEALPLPENLNEIVPDDPIWFEAILTGKHPQGKAYGSRSEFVIAAVVWLLSKDVEPGHVLSIITHPDLGISGHVLDNPSPLKYGRRQVERGFVMLETSRGDWPLVNDEGFPIANLPENIRYALCQIGVDAQRNLFTQADEVTGYNLDDRDLNEIADILCSAFSRELKYGASPAAIKRELLAIAHEHPYHPVIDYLDGLVWDGTPRIDRWLADYCGAEATELNSEFGSKFLIAGVRRIKQPGVKFDTMLVLEGAQGAGKSQMAAMLAIQDEWFCGSLDLKSDDKTKSELLARAWIVECPELDGLSKTNSQSLKKFLSTPIDSYRRPYARDPSDFRRHCIILGTTNESNYLRDLTGNRRIWPVVVGRFDLKRFAAEAGQLWAEAVVREKEGAFIVLSENLWPDATRVQGHRMVEDDFADMLADNFADRTGRVSMESVKLLLRLDTQRLFPNDARRIKSAMQNLGWEYGTHRLHDLAQTNQRPRRGFTRGSGDVCREELIAIQKQSGVVALETLKGQRDVPF
- a CDS encoding DNA cytosine methyltransferase, with the protein product MSGEYGIIDLFAGPGGLGEGFSVAGSEGAVSMKIRLSVEMESNAIRTLRLRSFLRMFDDGFPPEFYEALNAEKPLPDWSKVYPSRWEKAELEVRQLELGKEGVFEEIAEICDRTRKEFDGNTILIGGPPCQAYSLAGRSRNKGKKNYVLEQDQRHYLYKEYTRILDRLNPAAFVMENVKGMLSSKVDGGGIFHKVLDDLRSSGDGYKLLPLSAPLPDSGEHALASDFILRAEEHGVPQARHRVIIVGIRSDIAERVQIDSPLLPPRSDRVSTWDVLSGFPNIRSGLSRGDDVEAWTQAVRYQAERIANSDEVPEHVRKVVKRIAQTNDLPSKRVGRSFSVGKCGLPTDLGDWLLDTDLKVVLQHESRGHISDDLGRYLFSSAFSMGDQRRTPKLSEFPEFLQPKHKNRMSGYFADRFRTQVAGRPSTTVTSHISKDGHYFIHPDPIQCRSLTVREAARLQTFPDNYFFEGGRTAQYHQVGNAVPPYLAYQIAQALSKLLV